In Mycolicibacterium lutetiense, the sequence AATCCGACGTTCTCGCTCGTCAGCCCCAGCGAACTGGCGATGTGCCAGAGACCGAACAACAGCGAGCCACCCGCGGCGACGCCGCGAAACCCCCAGGCCCGATTGAGGGCTCCGTGCAGTACACCGCGAAACGCCAGTTCCTCGGGGATCACTGTTTGCAGCGGGATGATCACCATCGACGCCAGCAGCGCGCCCGAGATGGTGGCGTAGTTGTCGTTCATGAACATCGGCCGCGTCCACGGCAGCGCCGCCCCGATCGCGATCACCGAGACCACCAGGGCGACGGCGCCCAGCGCGTACCCGGCTCCTGCGCGCCAGTGCTCGCGGCCCAATCCGAGTTCCGTCCACCCCAGCCCGCGGGCCCGCACCAGGATCAACAGGCCGACCGCGGCGGCCGGGACGGTGGCGATGCTGGCCCACGGGGTGGTGAAGTGCGCGATCAGGTTGGTCAGGGTGAGGATGACGACGACGATGCCGATGTCGGCATAGATGCGGAAGTGATGCAACGCAGAGAGTTGGGCCACCAGCGGATGTGGGTGCGCGGCCACGGCGCTCGGCTCAGACATAACTTGCCAATCGTACCGGTGCAGCGCAATTACCCAGGTCACACCGCATCCCAGGTCCAGTTGGAGATCGCCGGGTCGTCCTCGCCGTGCTCGCGGGTGTAGCTGCGGGCGGCCAGTCGGGCGTCGACCATCTCCTGCCGCAGCCCGGCGGCCCTGACCGCCAGGCCGTCGACCCGGTCGATCACGTCCATGACGAG encodes:
- a CDS encoding CPBP family intramembrane glutamic endopeptidase; this translates as MSEPSAVAAHPHPLVAQLSALHHFRIYADIGIVVVILTLTNLIAHFTTPWASIATVPAAAVGLLILVRARGLGWTELGLGREHWRAGAGYALGAVALVVSVIAIGAALPWTRPMFMNDNYATISGALLASMVIIPLQTVIPEELAFRGVLHGALNRAWGFRGVAAGGSLLFGLWHIASSLGLTSENVGFTRLFGGGVFGMVAGVVLAVIATGVAGFVFTWLRRRSGSLIAPIALHWSLNGIGALAAAVVWHLST